The following is a genomic window from Marinobacter sp. NP-4(2019).
TTCTGCATAGGTGCCGCCTACCTGCTGGAACACGTCGTAGGTCACAGCCTTGTGCTCGGTCTCTTCAATGGCGTGCCACATCCACAGGGGGCGCATGGTTTCGTGCATGTCCTCACGAACGTCACTGCGTTCCAGCAGCATGTCCGCCATCATCGCGGTCAGGTGCTCAAGTCCGCAGGTAATGGCCAGCTGATGCCGTTTGGGCAGTTTCTTGGCAATGCCGAGAACCACTTCCAGGTGCTTTTCCAGCTCTTCCACGGGCATGCCCTGATCCCGCACGTGCTGGTTCATGGCGTCGTGCTCCAGGGAGTGCATGGCTTCCTGACCGATAAAGCCGCGCATCTCCGCTTTCAGCTTGGGATCGTCGATCTGGTCGCGGTAGTAACGCACGGAATCCACGAAGAACTGCTCACCCTGGGGGAACAGCACAGACAGTGCGTTCATGGTGTGGCTCAGGATGTAGCTGTTGTCGAGCCAGTAACGGGGGACCTTTTCACCAAACTCGAAGCCCATACGCTGGGGCTTGATGGAAACGTTATCCGGTGTGTTGGAAACCGGCGCCCTGGACTCTGCAGTTTTTGTTCTCAGCATGTTCATACTCCTCTGCGACTGAACGCTTTGGCTGATGTCATGGCTGCAGTTTGGGTAAGTCAACGACAACTGTGAATGCGTGAAGAGGACGGCCATCGTTCAGGTTGGGACAGAGGGGGCGGTTTAAATTGACTATGATGACAGTATCACAGGTGCTTCCAGCCCCAGTGCCGTGGTCGCTGGCTTCTGTTAGCATCAGGATAACTTCCCCAAAACACCCATAAGGACAACCTATGGCGAACACCAGCCCGGACAAAGAACGGCAAATGCTGGGGTTTTTCCTGGTGCCTGGCGTGTATATGCGAGTCATGGCTGAAACTGTGCGACAGCTCGGCTACAACGACCGGTCGTTGTACGAGGGGCTAAGCTTTTCAGCGGAAGACCTGAAGGCGAATGACAGCCGGGTGTTCGTGACCGACGCCATTCTGATGACTGAGCGGGCACTGAACCTGGCGGGCAAGGATGGCCTGAGCTTCATGCTGGCGCGGGAACTCAGGCTGACCATTCATGGCACCCTGGGATTTGCTGCACTGACCAGCCCGACGTTTGCCGATGCCCTGGATTCGGTGCGCCGTTATCTGCAGCTTCGTGCGCCATTTCTCAGCATGAGCCAGTCCGAGGCGGGTGAGAATGTGTTGGTCCAGCTTCGTACCGAATTCGATGTGCCGGGGCTGTACCCGTTCCTGGCGGAAACCGTGAGTGCCACCCTGATTATGCTGACCGAGCAGTTGCTGGACCGCGAGGACGCTGAAAAGCGCGGTTTTGCGCTGACTGACGGCAAGTTGCCAGGGGTCACCGTACACCTGAGCAAGCCCGAGCCGGATTATTACGCCCGCTTTGCGCATCAGTTGCCGGTACGTTTCGAATACGGCAAGCCTGAAGAAATGATGGTGTTCCCGAAGGCTCTGCTGAATGTGCGCATGCGGCTGGCGGACGCGGATGCTTCCCGCATGGCCCGGGAGCAGTGCGAATTCGAGTTGCAGAAGGCGTTGAAGGACCAGGGAGACATCACCCTGGCGATTCGCAATATGCTGCGGATGACGCCGGGTCCATTGCCTTCCCTGGAAGCCATGGCGGAGCGCTTCTGCGTGTCGTCGCGGACACTCAAACGCCGTCTGGCGGAGAAGGATACGACCTATCGCGAGATTCTGGAGTCGGTGCTGAAGGACCGGGCGATTCAGTTGCTGCGGTACACTAACCAGTCGGTCAGCGAGATTGCCTACGAGTTGGGTTATGCGGACCTGTCCAATTTCAGCCGGGCCTTCCGCAAGTGGACCGGGAAGTCGGCCAGCGAATTCCGCGAAGACGGGCCGGATCCGGCGCCTGAGCTGGGGCCCTGAGGTTTCCGAAACAAACCACCACTAATCCAGGAATCACCATGTCACCCGAAAAAGACACACACAGCAAACTCTTCGGTTACCTCCTCTGGATCTTCGGCTTTCTAGGATCCCACCGCTTCTACTACGGCAAACCGATTACCGGCACCATCTGGTTCTTCACCCTCGGCTTGCTGTTTATCGGCTGGATCATTGATCTGTTCCTGATTCCGGCGATGGACCGGGAGGCGGATCTGAAATTTCGGGAAGGCGAGGTCAGCTACAACATTGGCTGGCTTCTGCTGACCTTTACCGGCGTGTTCGGCCTGCACCGGATGTACATGGGCAAGTGGATTACCGGGATTATCTACCTGCTGACCGGTGGCCTGTTTCTGGTTGGCGTGCTCTACGACTTCTGGACACTGAACGGTCAGATTTCAGAGCGAAACCAGCAAGTTAAATTCAGCTGATCTCCTGAGGAAAGCCTCTCCGGAGTCTGACGAGACCTTCTGCTGCCTTCTTCCAAAACCGTAGAGGGCCAGGGATGGCCCGACCCGAGCCCACAGGGATGTGCTTGTAGGCGTGTTTTGGAAGAAGGCAGCAGAAGGTCTCAGCCACCCAAACTCAGTTCCCCGCAGCCACTTCCAGTTCCCTCAATCCCTCTTCCAGGTAATCCAGCATCCGCTGCAGGCTCGGCAGCGTGCGGCGGCAGCCGATCAGGCCGAATTCGATCTGGTCGCGGTAGCTGGTCAGGGTCATGTTCAGGGCCAACCGGTCCATGGCGATGGATACCGGGTACATGCCTTCCATTCGGGCGCCGTTCCAGTAGCAGTCTTCCGAAGGCCCCGGCACGTTGGAAATCACCACATTGAAGGTCTGCCACTTCGGTGCCATACCGGTGAGCAGGTTGAACGCCGCCGGCGCGAGCGTCAGGGCGGTGTAGTTCAGGATCTCCTCTGAGGACATCGTCGAGTAGCGATCCTTGGCCATTTTGACATCGTGATGGATGTGCATCAGCCGGTCCGCGGGGTCGCTCAGATGGGTGCCCAGCGAGGCGAGGATGATACCGACCTGGTTGCCCTCCTCGCTGTCGTCCCGGCGCAGGGAGACCGGCACCATGGCGATCAGCGGCTGCTCCGGGAGTTCATCCTGGTTCATCAGGTAGGTGCGCAGGGCGCTGGCGCACATGGCCATGACCACATCGTTCACCGTCACTCCATAAGCCTGGCCGACCGCGCGAATGCGTTTCAGGCAGTAGGACTGGGCCGCAAAGCGGCGGGAGCCGGTGATCTTCCGGTTGAACAGGCTGCGGGGGGCGTGAAATACG
Proteins encoded in this region:
- a CDS encoding WS/DGAT/MGAT family O-acyltransferase; this translates as MKPLSPADQMFLWLEKRQQPMHVGGLQLFSFPENAPEDYVAQLADQLREHTTVTSPFDRRLDSKFTQPVWVKDDQLDLEHHFRFEALPTPGRIRELLSFVSAEHSHLMDRERPLWEFYLIEGLRERQFAVYTKVHHSLVDGVSAMRMAQRMLSPDPEQRDMPPIWALPPRARHSSDAGGMSLWRSIGQLIGESGKQLGTVPTVARELLKTVNQARKDPAYDSVFHAPRSLFNRKITGSRRFAAQSYCLKRIRAVGQAYGVTVNDVVMAMCASALRTYLMNQDELPEQPLIAMVPVSLRRDDSEEGNQVGIILASLGTHLSDPADRLMHIHHDVKMAKDRYSTMSSEEILNYTALTLAPAAFNLLTGMAPKWQTFNVVISNVPGPSEDCYWNGARMEGMYPVSIAMDRLALNMTLTSYRDQIEFGLIGCRRTLPSLQRMLDYLEEGLRELEVAAGN
- a CDS encoding helix-turn-helix domain-containing protein; this translates as MANTSPDKERQMLGFFLVPGVYMRVMAETVRQLGYNDRSLYEGLSFSAEDLKANDSRVFVTDAILMTERALNLAGKDGLSFMLARELRLTIHGTLGFAALTSPTFADALDSVRRYLQLRAPFLSMSQSEAGENVLVQLRTEFDVPGLYPFLAETVSATLIMLTEQLLDREDAEKRGFALTDGKLPGVTVHLSKPEPDYYARFAHQLPVRFEYGKPEEMMVFPKALLNVRMRLADADASRMAREQCEFELQKALKDQGDITLAIRNMLRMTPGPLPSLEAMAERFCVSSRTLKRRLAEKDTTYREILESVLKDRAIQLLRYTNQSVSEIAYELGYADLSNFSRAFRKWTGKSASEFREDGPDPAPELGP
- a CDS encoding NINE protein: MSPEKDTHSKLFGYLLWIFGFLGSHRFYYGKPITGTIWFFTLGLLFIGWIIDLFLIPAMDREADLKFREGEVSYNIGWLLLTFTGVFGLHRMYMGKWITGIIYLLTGGLFLVGVLYDFWTLNGQISERNQQVKFS
- a CDS encoding metal-dependent hydrolase, with product MLRTKTAESRAPVSNTPDNVSIKPQRMGFEFGEKVPRYWLDNSYILSHTMNALSVLFPQGEQFFVDSVRYYRDQIDDPKLKAEMRGFIGQEAMHSLEHDAMNQHVRDQGMPVEELEKHLEVVLGIAKKLPKRHQLAITCGLEHLTAMMADMLLERSDVREDMHETMRPLWMWHAIEETEHKAVTYDVFQQVGGTYAERSFYLAFSTAMLGVMASYFTTRMMLNDPKHFSLKDTAKGLWRMWGKNGTFSSLIPTWLEYFKPGFHPWDHDNSELIASFKEQISEHIAPQYQNGNRRTLQ